The sequence ATAGACCGATTCGGAATGGGGAGGTATGGATCTCCGCGTCGTGTTTATGCTGTTTCTCGTCGCGCTTCTCGGTGGTATCAGCACCCTGCTTTTGCTCCCGCTACTACAGTATATCATCGCCGCCGCGCTGCTTGCGTTCGTCCTGTTTCCGGTTCACGACCGCCTCGCCGCTCGAACGGTCACGATTCGGGGACGGTCGCTCACGATTTCGCCGCGGATATCGGCGGGTCTCGTAACCTTCTTCGGCGTCGTTGCCGCCGTCCTGCCGCTACTCATCGTCTCCATCATCGTTCTTCGGACAGTTCTCTCCTTCCTCGAGGAGGTCGACGACATAGCGATCACCGAAACGATTCAGGAGACAGCCCGCGAGCTGGGGCTCGACGACGCGATCGTCGCCGAAGGAGAGCAGTTCCTGAACACCGAGGTCGAAGGGCTCCTCGAGCGAGGCGCCGAGTTCGTTCTCCAGGAGCTGATCGGACTGATCGATACGAGCTTTCGCGTCGGTCTGGGACTGCTGGTGCTGGTCTTTCTGCTGTACTACTTCCTCATCGACGGCCGGCGGTTAGTCGGCTGGATCGGTACGGTCGCACCGATCGAGGACGAGACACGAACGGAACTGGTCGCCGAGATCGAGGGCGTCACGTGGGCCGTACTGATCAGTCACGTCCTCGTCGCGCTCGCAGAGGGGATACTCGGCGGAATCGGACTCTACCTCGTCGGCGTTTCGAACGTCGCGTTCTGGTCGGTCGTGATGGTCGTCGTCTCCTTCCTGCCCGCGATCGGAATCTGGCTGGTCTGGATGCCGATCGTCGGCTATCTCCTCCTCATCGGCGACCCCGTCGGTGCGCTGCTCCTGTTGGCGTACGGCGTTACCGTTCTCTCGATCGTCGATAACTACCTGCGAGCCTTCCTGGTCGATATCGGGTCCGGCGTGCATCCGGGGACCGTCCTCGTCGGGGTGATCGGCGGGCTCTATCTCTTCGGTTTCCTGGGGTTGATACTCGGTCCGGTCCTCCTCGCGATGCTCAAGGCCGTGCTGGAGGTCTTCAGCGAAACGCACGCTCTCGGTACCGCGCCACCGTGACGGATCCCGGCCGGAGACCGACTCGTCGTTCGAACGGTCGGGTGGAGAGAGCCACCGTCGAACAGCCGTTCTCGGGCACGATTTCCGACCAGTACGGAGGCCCCACGACGACCGATCCGAGGACGTGACGGGGAAGAATTGGATACCTTCATGTGTCGGACGAAAACGGCTCGCGGTCGCTCGCGACGGTATCCGAGACGGAGGTGACACGTCGTATTATGTGATAACGCTTCTCAGTTGGGAAACGCAAGAGAGTAACGCAGCGTGAACGTCTTCCCCACACGCTCGTCGATCAGAGACGGTCCGGGGGAGAGGGAAATGAAATGTCAACTGACAACACAGACATCGACGGGGAGCTGGGAACCGATCACTCGAACACGACCGCAACGGAGACCGATCCCTCCGGAGCGGAATCAGCCGTCGCCGATCCGGAACGGACGGCACACGCCGGCGAGGACGCCGTCGTCGGCGGGCTCAGCGAGAACACCGCGGGCGCGCTCACATACCTCTTCGCGCCGTTTCTCGCACTGCTGTTCTACCTCATCGAGGAGCGAAACGAGTTCGTGCGGTTCCACGCGGCCCAGAGCCTCGTCGTCTTCGGCGGATTTTTCGCCGTCGCGATCGGCGTGTTCATGCTGGGATTCGTCCTGGAGTTCCTGCCGTTTGTCGGCTGGATGCTCTCGGTGGCGATCTCGATGCTGACGTTCCTGTTGCTCGTCCCGCTGGGGTTCGTCCTCTGGGCGCTTCTCACGTACAAGGCCCTTACCGGACAGCGATACACGCTCCCCGTGGCAGGAGAGATCGCGGAGCGGTACGTCTGATGGGGGGTATGCCGGCGCTCGTTCGTAGCGGCCGCTGGACTCACCCTACTGAGCGGCTGCCTCGGCACCGAGGACGTTACGAACAGGGCGAGAAATGAAGCCAGCGACCGGGTAGGCGACGAGTTCCGAGATCGAACGGGGATCGACGTCGAGAGACCCGTCCGGTGTTCGTCGCGGACTACGGCGAGAGTGGCGAGCAACTTCTCGAGAGAGAACTGCTCAAGTACGACGCACCGATGATAACGAACCGAATCGAGAAGACGATAACGACAACAAGACAGAAAGGAGGGCAGTTCAATCGACGGACACGTGAGGGACGGAGAGGTTTCCCGCCGGAGAACGAACTGATCGGCGAGGTGGAGGCGTCCGTCGGGCACACGACGATCGACGAGATCGAGTCCGAACTCGGGCAAGGAACGTTCGGGTCGCTTCAGCTCGATCCCTCGTCCCTCATGAACGACGCCGTGGCCCACGACTCCGACGGCGAGGTGATAGTATGTTGAAACGCGACGCGTCGGCGCCACGGGACCAAACGAGGGGGTTGCCGGAGCCGTTGCCACCGGTCCGGTGGGGTGCGTAGCGATGGTCCTGTACTTTCTGAAGGCGACGGGCGTCTTCCTCAGAACGCTCCCGTTCGTCGCGTTGCGGGTCGTCGTCGGCCTGCTGTTCGGGCTCGCGACCGTCGTCTACTTCGGGATCGTCGGCTGGCTGGTGCTGACGCTCCTCGACGCCGGAACCGTCTCCGGACCGATCGGAGCGATCGGTCTGCTCGTCGCGACCCTGCTCTTTCTCGTCGCGATGCGATTCGCCCGTCGGTACGTCCTCTACATAGTCGCAGCCGGCCACATCGCCGTCATCGCCCACATCGTCGACACTGGCGAGACGCCGTCGAACCAGCTCGCCTTCGGCACCGGACAGGTCCGCTCCCACTTCGCGGAAGCCAACGCCCTGTTCGTCGTCGATCAGCTGGTGACGGCGGCGATCCGGCAGTTCAACAACAGGGCCGTCTCGCTGTCGAACCTCGCGAGCTTCGTCCCGACGCTGAAGAACATCCTCACCGTCCTCCGGAAGACGATCGGGCTCGCGGCGTCGTACATCGACGAGGCGATCATCGCCTACGTCTTCATCGCCGAGGAGGAAGACAACTGGCGAGCGGCCCGGGACGGCGTCGTCCTCGACGCGAAGTGCTGGAGATCCGTCCTTGGATCGACGCTACTGATCGTCCTCGGAATGTACGCGGTTGCGTTCGTCCTGCTGCTCGCACTGGCGCCGCTGGCGGCCGTCTTCGGCAATCTCTCGCCGACGTTCGAACTCCTCGGCTGGGTCGGCGTCGCCGCGATCGGACTGACCGTCTACCTCGGCGTGCTCAAGCCCTGGGTCAAGACCGTCGTGATCACGACGTTCCTGATCGAGTCTCGCGAGCTGACGCCCGACAGCCGAACTGCAGAACTCATCGAACGACGCTCGAAAAAGTTCCGGGAACTGACGGCAAAAGCGGACGCCGCAGCAACCGACGAGTATCCGACCGAGGAGCCGTCCGACGGCGAGCTCCCTGCCGAGGAGCCGACGTAACGGCGCGCGTCGAACGTGTGCAGAATCGACGACCGAGGCCGAAAGCGACACCGCGTTTCCGATGAACATCTCGCCGCCAATCGCGGATGGTCGGTACGATCGTCGTCGGCTCCGACAAGAAAACGGCCGGTTCGTACCGGGAAACCGACAGAAAGCATATGAACTAGTGCTGTCGTTCCTACTACATGGCTCGCTACGCCGACGACCGATGTCCCGACTGCGGCGGACGGAAGATCGCTCGCGCGGATAACTCCGTCTGGTGTCCGAACTGCGCGCTCTTTCGGCCCGACCGATAGTCCGTCAGTTCAGGACCATCCACGACCCACCGACCGACCGTCTCAGACGCCACCGCTCGACTGTGGCGTGCGGTTCTCGCTCAGCAGTTGCGTGAGCGTCCGTTTGACCTCCTCCGGATTCGGAACGCTGCTGAAGGTGACGTCCTCGGTCGAGGTGCCAGCAGTGTAGACTCTCACGTCGCCGAAGGAGAACAGCCGCTCGATCGCGGACTGTTTGTACGCGGTGTTCTGGACCCTGTCGAGACGGATCTGCGTAACGTCCCGCGAGATCAACCCGTGCTTGACGTAGATCTCCTCGTCAGTGATGACGTACAGGAGCCGAATCCAGTTCAGATACGCCACTCCCACCTGTCCGGCTCCGAGCAGAACCAACAGCAAGGGGAGATACGCGATCCAGGTCGGGACGGTCGTTCCCAGCAGCCAGACAGTCAACACGATCCCGACGAGCGCGACGCCCACACCGGCCGCGACCGAGACCAAGATCGTTAGCCACGACGGCCGCCCCGCCCAGCGGACCCGTTCACCTTCGGTGAGGTGCAGCCAGTCGGCGGTCGCGAGTTCGTCGTACGAGGATCGTGCGTTCGTCATCGGTACCCCCCGCTGGCGGCTCCCCCACCGCGTCCGACCACGGATCGAGGACTGCTGTCCCCGTCCGTCGGGACTCCGTCGACACACCCTGACGGCTCGTCCTCGAGGCGGTGTTCTTGAACTGTAGTGAGCATCGTTCACCTCGTCGATTGGAGCCCCAACACCCTGAGTGTTGGTGTCTCGATCCACTCCGGAGAGGGCGAGAGCCACGAAAGCACGCCACCCGAAGCTCACCCGCTGTCAGGGACACGGTCTCTCCGCGTTCCCACGACCATCATATGCGGACGGTCGGAATACCACGATCTTCATACTGAATCGGATATCACTGGGGGGCATGTGCATGAAGTGTCCCGAGAGACCCCCGAACCGTTACCGTCCGCATCGTGGACGGGCAGACAGTCAGGCAACCCCGAATCGGGAGCAAGGACACGTCCCCACACTGGTGACGGAAACGGACTGGTGTAGTAGGACGCGAACCACCCGCCGTGTCAGGCGACCAGATACCAGTCGTCGAAGTCTGAACCGAAAGCTCCACTCATACTCTCGGTCAGTGGTCAGGGATCTTACTCCCAGTTTGCCAGGAGTGACAGTTGGCAACGTCGTGAGACTACGTCTCGCGGGCTATCAGACGTAGTCTGATAACGTTCCAGAGTTTGCTGGCACTCCACCCGCGTCGGTCGAGCAACTCCGTGAGAGGCTGCGGATTTTCGCTCGGTGGGTACGGTGGACTCCCAACGTTCAGAACGCCTGTACAACCACTTCTACTCGTTTCTCTTGTGAAAGTCTGGATCGAGGGCGGTCGAATATCTGGTCCTGCCGGCGTCGGTAGAACGTAGTACCGAGTGACGCCACGTATCCACGGCCCAGAGGCCGTGGTATTGCACCTGTTCAGCGTACGAGTTGGACCCCGGTGCGGTCCAAAACGCCAGCTATGTATCGTCCTCGCCAGCGTCACGACCAAATCCATCGACCTCCTGAATTTCCGCATCATCGGTTTCGGTATCACCGATGCTGTCTTCATCACCGGCTTCGGTATCGTCGCCGTCGTCTTCCGCCTGGTCGAGATCGTCCGCGCCGTTCTCCTCGTCGTCTTCCCCCACGTCCTCGTCATCGGCCGTCTCTCCCTCGCCAGTCTCTCCGGATCCACCCCCTCCAAGCTCTCCACAACCTGCCAGTCCCACGGCCGTACCGACGCCGACGAGCGATACCATCCGGCGACGTGTGAGAGTTCGATCTATCATAATGCAGTTCAGGTACGATTGAACGGGGTAATAAGGAGCGCCGATAGTTCGGATGATCAATATGGATTAGACGTACTCCGCTCGAATTAGATATCGGATGGTTACGACTAAATTAGCCAATCAGTTCGTACTCATACGTCTTTGACTGGTACTACCAGAACAGTGACGTGGACCGACTTTCGCGCGGTTGCAAGAACGCTCCAGCGGGTTCGTACGTTTCGCCTAGACGTATCAAAATCGCGGTGAACTACGACCAAGAACTCAGTTCTCGGGGCACTGTCTAGTTGAGCCAGATTGAGAAGTGAGCAGGTCGTTGGGTTCGTTGGATCAAATGCTCGCAGACCTGCTCAGCGAGAGCGACGACACGGATTTCGAAGAATCTTGGGAGAGCGAGCGGACGGCGACACCCGTCAGGGCGTTCGCTGTCCGGCTCCACGAAACCGATTGTTCGCTTCGGGAATAACTACGATTCTTGCTGAATTAGGCGTTGGGCGCTCTCACGGAGCGGTCTGGAACTGGGTACATCGGCTGGCTGACAGCGGGTGCGACCCGCCTGAGGCGCAGCCGAAGCGGGTCGCGGTTGACGAGACCGCTGTCGAGATAAATGGTGAGCAGTCTTGGTTGTACGCTGCACTAGATATCGAAACGAAGCTGATTCTCGATGTCGCGTTGTTCGGTCGACATGGCACCGATCCACCAGCTGCGTTTCTGCATCGACTCGACGGGAAATACGATCTCTCCGATACCGTATTTCTCGTGGATCAATTCGGCTATCGGACTGCCCTTGCTCGATTAGGGTTGAGCGGTCGGGTCAACTATACCGAGCGAAACCTCATCGAAAAGTGGTTTCACACCCTCAAAATGCGCATCGACCGCTTTCACAACTCGTGGGTGGGCAGTCGGGCGAGCGCACGCGAATGGTTTGAGCAATTCATGCACTACTACAACCATCAGAGACCGAACCAAGCTCTCGATGGAAAGACGCCGGTCGAGGAGGTGCAGAACTAGACAGTGCCGTTCTCGGCATAGTATCATTTGTAGAAATACTATGTAGGTTAGAGTTGTATAGATCGAGGTAGGACACTCGGTAGAGCTGAACGTATAATATCATCTATATTCAATTGGTAAGAAACAACAGAGCCGTGCATTGATCGTGGTTCAGCTCGTCGAGAAGAATGGTAAACTGGAAGAAGTATATATCTATTAGCGCACTTTCTATCGGTACAGAGCCTGTTCAAGCAATGCTTACAGTTCTAAGCTTCGAGACGGAGAGATAGTGATCGGATCTCGGACAGAACCATAGTATTATAGATGGTTCTACATACCCCACAGTCTAATTACTATTCGAGAAGGCAACCCAAACACCGCTGGGAGACTGTCAGAGACTGTTCGAACCAGCGAGTCAGGCGAGCCCAGCGAGACTGTCTTCGGGAGGGGTACTGGTTTTAAGTAGGGTATCGTCACAAAACATAGTATGGAACCGAACGGACACGGAGATAGAAGAAAAACCACGGCTACATCGCTTCGAGTGGTTGATGCTATAGAAGAGTTAGATGGAGGCCGATTGACGGAAATCTCTGACGAAGTCGGCCTATCAACGAGTACGGTGTATACCCATCTCAAAACGTTAACCGATTATGGGTATGTTACAAAAGTGGATGACCGATACGAGCTCGGACTGAAACTTTTCCATCTTGGGGAAGAGGCGCGGCGGCGAGATAGCCGGTACGAACTCGCAAGAGAAAGCGCTCTCGAGTTAGCCAATACGATAGGCGAGGAGGTGAGCTTTGCCGTGGAGGAGAACGGTCGGAGTATCATTCTCTTCGACGAGGTCAGCAACCCTTCAGTAGAGGGGTTCCAGGTCGGTCACCAATTCTATATGCACAACTCCGCCAGTGGAAAAGCAATGCTGGCTGAATTCTCGGACGAGCGTATCGATGAGATAATAAATAAATGGGGGCTCCCACAGGAGACACCGAACACGATTACGGAACGGAGCCGGTTGTTTGAGGAGATCGAGACGGTTCGATCGCAAGGATACGCAGTGAACGATCAGGAAGCCCTAGAGGGACTACGTGCTGTAGCGATCGCCGTCAAGAACCCTGATGGAACCGTGTTTGGATCGCTAGACGTCTCAGGCCCTCCCTACCGTCTACCTGGTGACGAGGAATTGGTTAATCTTCTCCAGCCGATGGTTTCTGATCTGGAACAGGAATTAGCGTCGTACGAACCGAATTGAGCGAATCGATCGCACGACGGTCCGAAGACCGCGGAAATTACACAAGTATGGTTGTAATGAATAGGGTAGATCGATTGGAAATCGAACGGGGACTCAAAAAGGTTGATTGGGAGACGCGATCGCATGATGTCGGTTCCCCGAAATGGACCTCTTATTTCTATCGGCTGGCGTAGAAATCTTCCCCAGTTTGGAAACTCAACTGAGAGACGGGCTAATTCGAGTGACGGGCGGGTTGTAGACGTTGATCAGTGAACAACGACGTTCTGATTGAGTAGTGTTTTAAACCGGCGTCTAACCGTACCAATGCATCTGTCGCGGTTCTCGCGACCGCGTAGTCCTGTGCCGAAGAGAGACGTCCCGGTACTCCCGTCCCGAAGTAGATCGTTCCCCAATATGCGAAGAGTTCGACAGCAGTGTTCGTCAAAATATCTCCGTTCTTGCACTAACGTTATTACGCCCCGGTGATGGGTAGTGGACGAAGACACCGCAAATGACCCGTGATGAACAAACCACGAGTGTGTCAATTTCCGATATCGAGCGGGCGCGAGAGCGACTGGACGACGCCGTCGTTCAACAGACGCCGATCGAAACGAGTCGATCGCTTCACGAGGAAACGGGAGCGGAGGTGCGGCTCAAAATGGAGCACCTGCAACGCACCGGTTCCTTCAAGACACGCGGAGCGTACAACAAGCTCGTCCAGATAGGGTCGGAGTCCGAAATATCACGAGCGATTGCAGCGAGCGCTGGCAATCATGCGCAAGGGGTTGCGCTTGCTGCAACGAAGATCGGGCTAGATTCGACCATCGTCATGCCACGAAACGCACCACAGGCCAAGATCGACGCGACGGCAGAGTACGGTGCCGACGTCGAGTTACACGGACACGATTTCCAGGCAGCGATGAAACACGCAGAATCGCTAGCCGGAGAAGAAACCGTTTTCGTCCACGCATATGACGATCCGGATATCGTAGCCGGGCAGGGAACACTTGGGTTCGAAATTCTGGAACAGGTTCCCGATGTCGATACAGTAATCGTCCCAGTTGGCGGTGGCGGACTACTCAGTGGCATTGCGACTGTCATCGGCGAACGAGCACCTGAAACACGGATCGTTGGTGTTCAGGCCAGTGGTGCAGCAACGCTCCCGAAAAGTCTTCAGAAAGGGCGACCACAGGAGAGCGAGAACGTCCAGACCATTGCGGACGGAATCGCGACCGGCGGACTCTCACAGCTCACATACGACTGCATCGAGACCTACGTCGACAAAGTCATCACCGTCTCAGACACCGAGATCGCCGAAAGCTTACTGTTTACCCTCGAACGCACGAAACAGATGGTCGAGGGAGCAGGCGCAACGACGATTGCAGCCCTCCGCAGCGATCAACTAACCGTCGACGGTGAAACTGTCGTTCCGGTGTTGTCGGGGGGCAATCTGAGTATGACCGATCTCCAGACGATCCTCACCCACGGACTAACGGCCCGAGGACAGCTGGTACGATTCAGAGTGCATATCGTCGATGAGCCAGGGCGTCTCGAACAGATCTCAGAGATCGTCGCCGACCACGGCGCAAACGTTCGAAACGTTCGACATGAACGCTCCGTCGAAAACCTGGACGTCGGCGAAGCGTATCTGTACTTTCGCATCGAGACGAGTGGAACCGAACAAACGGATCGGATTCTGGAAACGATTCGCAACGCCGGTTACTCCGTCACCCGAATCAATTAGCACTGTGTCGACCGTCTGATACGGAGGATTTATATGATCTGTCTCTCACTGTACCAAGTGTGACGTCGCACAAGCCATCACTGTATCAGACCCATCGAAACACCGGAGCGGATTTCACCGACTTCGGCGGTTGGGAGATGCCCGTAACGTTCGATTCGATACGTACTGAGCACACCGCGGTGCGAGAACAGGTCGGACGCTTCGACATCAGTCATATGAGCGAAGTCGTCGTCCGTGGACCGGACGCCACTGCGCTCCTGAACCAGCTTACGACGAACGACGTCGATGAGCTGGCACCCGGTGACGCACAGTACTCGTGTATTCTCGACGAGGACGGTGTGATACTGGACGACGTCGTTATCTATCGCTACCCGGATCAGGAGGGGTATCTCTTCGTTCCGAACGCTGGTCACGGCGAACAGATGACAACCCGATGCGAGGACTGGGCATCGACGCTCGATCTCGAGGTAACGGTCGAAGATCAAACCGAAGAGACGGGAATGATCGCAGTTCAGGGTCCAGACGCGGTCGAAGCGGTAGAATCTACTGTCGCAGACTCTGTCGAAGACCTCTCTCCGTTTACCGCACGACGGACGGAAATAGCCGACGTCTCCTGTCTGGTCGCCAGAACCGGCTACACGGGTGAAGACGGGTACGAGATCCTCTTTCCGGCAACTAGCTCGGAAACCGTCTGGACTGCTTTCGATGGGATCCAGCCGTGTGGTCTCGGTGCCCGGGACACGCTCCGGCTCGAAGCGGGGCTGCTCCTGTCGGGACAGGACTTCGATCCGGATCAAGAACCCCGAACGCCGCTCGAAGCCCGATTAGGGTTCGTCGTCGACTTCGAGAAGTCATCGTTCGTCGGGAAAGGCGCGCTCCAGGAACTCGACGCGAACGGCGTCGACGAGCGAATCGTTGGACTCCGGATCGAGGACCGGGCTATTGCACGGCAGGGGTACTCGATACTGAACGACGGCGACGAAATCGGACACGTAACCAGCGGAACGATGAGTCCGACGTTCGATACCCCATTGGCACTCGGATACGTCGACTCGAAGTTCACGGAGGAAGGAACGCAGCTCGGGATCGAGATTCGAAATCGAACTGTGGATGCGACGATCGTCAACCAGCGTTTCCTGGAGACACTCGAGACGGACGCCTAATACTATGGAATTCGAAATACCAGCCGAACGACGGTACGCCGAATCACACGAATGGGCAGCCAACCAAACGGATACAGTACGAGTCGGCATCAGCGACTTCGCACAGGACGAGCTCGGAGACATCGTCTTCGTCGATCTCCCCCCCGAAGGCGAAACGCTCGACCAGGGTGAAGAGCTCGGCGTCCTCGAAAGCATCAAAGCGGTTTCCGATATATACGTCCCTGTCGCCGGAACGGTCACCGCCATCAACGAGGACGTCATCGACAGTCCCGAACTCATCAACGAGGATCCGTACGGGGACGGATGGCTGGTCGAATTAGAACCGGAGGGAGACCTCGAACATCTACTCGATGCGGCCGAGTACGAAGAGATGATCTAACGATGAGCTACCACGATCAGCTACAACAGACGAAAACGACTCCGACGGGGTCGACTGGCAGCCCCTTCGCACCGCACACGGAAGCCGACGTCGAGGCGATGCTGCAGGCTATCGGCGCGGAGTCGATAGAAGACCTGTTCGATATACCGGCTTCGGTTCGGTTCGACGCCGAGTTCGGTATCGAAGCCGCGTCGGAGCAAGAAGTCGTACAGCGAGTGACGAAAGTACTGGGTCAGAACGACTCAGCTATCGAGTTTCTGGGCCGTGGCCATTACGATCACTACGTCCCGTCGTTAGTCGACCACCTGGCCGATCGGTCGGAGTTTCTCACGTCCTACACTCAGTATCAACCCGAGGTCACACAGGGGTTCCTGCAGGCGCTGTTCGAGTATCAGTCACTGCTCGTCGAGCTGACCGGTCTCGAGATCGCAAACTGCTCGATGTACGACGCTGCAACCGCACTCGGAGAGGCGGCAACGCTCTCTCAGCGTGTTCGGAGCGTTAGCGGTAACCGCGTGCTTGTACCCGATATCCTCCGGGACGAACGCCGGGCCGTTCTCGAGAACTACGCCAGTGGGTCCTCCCTTGTCATCGACGAGTACTCGACCACCAACGGTGTCGTTGACCCCGACGCCCTCAGTGGTGTACTCGACGACGACGTTGCGCTGGTCTATGTAGAGAACCCGACGACCACGGGGCTCATACAAGAGCAGCTCGAAGAGATCGGCACGCTGCTTGCTGACGACGATGTACTGTTCTGTCTCGGTTCCGATCCGATCGCGCTCTCGTTGCTACAGCCCCCCGCATCGATCGGCGCCGACGTCGTCGTCGGCGACGCAAGCGTCCTCGGACTGGGATCGGCGTACGGTACAGGGTTAGGCCTCTTTGCGTGCAGAGAGAAGTTCCTTCGACAAGTTCCCGGTCGTCTCGTCGGTGCCAGTCGAGACGAGAGCGATCACC comes from Natronococcus occultus SP4 and encodes:
- a CDS encoding AI-2E family transporter, which gives rise to MDLRVVFMLFLVALLGGISTLLLLPLLQYIIAAALLAFVLFPVHDRLAARTVTIRGRSLTISPRISAGLVTFFGVVAAVLPLLIVSIIVLRTVLSFLEEVDDIAITETIQETARELGLDDAIVAEGEQFLNTEVEGLLERGAEFVLQELIGLIDTSFRVGLGLLVLVFLLYYFLIDGRRLVGWIGTVAPIEDETRTELVAEIEGVTWAVLISHVLVALAEGILGGIGLYLVGVSNVAFWSVVMVVVSFLPAIGIWLVWMPIVGYLLLIGDPVGALLLLAYGVTVLSIVDNYLRAFLVDIGSGVHPGTVLVGVIGGLYLFGFLGLILGPVLLAMLKAVLEVFSETHALGTAPP
- a CDS encoding DUF4870 domain-containing protein; protein product: MSTDNTDIDGELGTDHSNTTATETDPSGAESAVADPERTAHAGEDAVVGGLSENTAGALTYLFAPFLALLFYLIEERNEFVRFHAAQSLVVFGGFFAVAIGVFMLGFVLEFLPFVGWMLSVAISMLTFLLLVPLGFVLWALLTYKALTGQRYTLPVAGEIAERYV
- a CDS encoding PH domain-containing protein, producing MTNARSSYDELATADWLHLTEGERVRWAGRPSWLTILVSVAAGVGVALVGIVLTVWLLGTTVPTWIAYLPLLLVLLGAGQVGVAYLNWIRLLYVITDEEIYVKHGLISRDVTQIRLDRVQNTAYKQSAIERLFSFGDVRVYTAGTSTEDVTFSSVPNPEEVKRTLTQLLSENRTPQSSGGV
- a CDS encoding IclR family transcriptional regulator produces the protein MEPNGHGDRRKTTATSLRVVDAIEELDGGRLTEISDEVGLSTSTVYTHLKTLTDYGYVTKVDDRYELGLKLFHLGEEARRRDSRYELARESALELANTIGEEVSFAVEENGRSIILFDEVSNPSVEGFQVGHQFYMHNSASGKAMLAEFSDERIDEIINKWGLPQETPNTITERSRLFEEIETVRSQGYAVNDQEALEGLRAVAIAVKNPDGTVFGSLDVSGPPYRLPGDEELVNLLQPMVSDLEQELASYEPN
- the ilvA gene encoding threonine ammonia-lyase gives rise to the protein MTRDEQTTSVSISDIERARERLDDAVVQQTPIETSRSLHEETGAEVRLKMEHLQRTGSFKTRGAYNKLVQIGSESEISRAIAASAGNHAQGVALAATKIGLDSTIVMPRNAPQAKIDATAEYGADVELHGHDFQAAMKHAESLAGEETVFVHAYDDPDIVAGQGTLGFEILEQVPDVDTVIVPVGGGGLLSGIATVIGERAPETRIVGVQASGAATLPKSLQKGRPQESENVQTIADGIATGGLSQLTYDCIETYVDKVITVSDTEIAESLLFTLERTKQMVEGAGATTIAALRSDQLTVDGETVVPVLSGGNLSMTDLQTILTHGLTARGQLVRFRVHIVDEPGRLEQISEIVADHGANVRNVRHERSVENLDVGEAYLYFRIETSGTEQTDRILETIRNAGYSVTRIN
- the gcvT gene encoding glycine cleavage system aminomethyltransferase GcvT, with amino-acid sequence MTSHKPSLYQTHRNTGADFTDFGGWEMPVTFDSIRTEHTAVREQVGRFDISHMSEVVVRGPDATALLNQLTTNDVDELAPGDAQYSCILDEDGVILDDVVIYRYPDQEGYLFVPNAGHGEQMTTRCEDWASTLDLEVTVEDQTEETGMIAVQGPDAVEAVESTVADSVEDLSPFTARRTEIADVSCLVARTGYTGEDGYEILFPATSSETVWTAFDGIQPCGLGARDTLRLEAGLLLSGQDFDPDQEPRTPLEARLGFVVDFEKSSFVGKGALQELDANGVDERIVGLRIEDRAIARQGYSILNDGDEIGHVTSGTMSPTFDTPLALGYVDSKFTEEGTQLGIEIRNRTVDATIVNQRFLETLETDA
- the gcvH gene encoding glycine cleavage system protein GcvH, translated to MEFEIPAERRYAESHEWAANQTDTVRVGISDFAQDELGDIVFVDLPPEGETLDQGEELGVLESIKAVSDIYVPVAGTVTAINEDVIDSPELINEDPYGDGWLVELEPEGDLEHLLDAAEYEEMI
- the gcvPA gene encoding aminomethyl-transferring glycine dehydrogenase subunit GcvPA, whose translation is MSYHDQLQQTKTTPTGSTGSPFAPHTEADVEAMLQAIGAESIEDLFDIPASVRFDAEFGIEAASEQEVVQRVTKVLGQNDSAIEFLGRGHYDHYVPSLVDHLADRSEFLTSYTQYQPEVTQGFLQALFEYQSLLVELTGLEIANCSMYDAATALGEAATLSQRVRSVSGNRVLVPDILRDERRAVLENYASGSSLVIDEYSTTNGVVDPDALSGVLDDDVALVYVENPTTTGLIQEQLEEIGTLLADDDVLFCLGSDPIALSLLQPPASIGADVVVGDASVLGLGSAYGTGLGLFACREKFLRQVPGRLVGASRDESDHRAYTLTLQTREQHIRRERATSNICTNQAWVALRAAIHASLLGPDGLVDLAKKCHQLPEALAKELNEIDGISAPVHDGHHFREFRVSVEPDAEDLVSNLYAEGVAVHAVDADTIQICVTDINERQTEELVTAITKVLD